In a genomic window of Syngnathus typhle isolate RoL2023-S1 ecotype Sweden linkage group LG4, RoL_Styp_1.0, whole genome shotgun sequence:
- the LOC133152423 gene encoding cysteine--tRNA ligase, cytoplasmic-like isoform X2, whose protein sequence is MSITGEQGKGKRVQPQWSPPAGTDIPQLRLYNSLTRAKERFVPQNGNKVTWYSCGPTVYDASHMGHARSYISFDILRRVLKDYFKYDVFYCMNITDIDDKIIKRARQNYLMDQYKEKQPQAAQILKDVMTARVPFKARLASTTDADKKQMLERLDAAITSALQPLQAALESKAADDIVQPLAQALLANSKDMLSDWLDGQFGSEVTDNSIFAILPKFWEGEYHKDMDALNVLPPDVLTRVSEYVPEIVEFVKKIVTNGYGYESNSSVYFNTAKFDACPKHSYAKLVPEAVGDQKALQEGEGDLSISADQLSEKKSPNDFALWKASKPGEPSWDSPWGKGRPGWHIECSAMAGSILGESMDIHGGGFDLRFPHHDNELAQSEAFFENDHWVRYFLHTGHLTIAGCKMSKSLKNFITIKEALAKNTARQLRLAFLMHSWKDTLDYSPNTMELVVQYEKFLNEFFLNVKDILRAPTDITGQFEKWDVAEVALNKSFYDKKAAIHVALCDNIDTRTAMEEMRQLVNQSNSYIASKKGAKMRPNRMLMESIAMYLTKMLKIFGAIEGSEPIGFPVGGQEQSVDLESTVMPYLSVLSTFREQVRTIARQQKVMELLVLCDDVRDVTLPELGVRLEDHEGLPTVVKLVDKEILLKERNEKIKMEEEKQKKKEEAARKKEEQEMAKLAKMKIPPFEMFLADTDKYSKFDEMGFPTHDAEGKELSKGQEKKLRKLYENQQKIHKEYLLSMGVQSGEAKKN, encoded by the exons ATCATACATCTCTTTTGATATTCTGCGAAGAGTACTGAAGGACTACTTCaagtatgatgttttttactgcatGAACATCACAGACATCGATGACAAA ATAATTAAAAGGGCACGTCAGAACTACCTAATGGACCAGTACAAGGAGAAGCAACCACAAGCTGCTCAAATACTGAAGGATGTGATGACTGCCCGAGTG CCCTTTAAGGCTCGCTTAGCCTCAACTACTGACGCAGATAAAAAACAGATGCTTGAAAGGCTTGATGCGGCCATTACCAGTGCTCTGCAGCCTCTGCAGGCAGCATTGGAGAGTAAAGCTGCAGATGACATCGTGCAACCTCTGGCCCAG GCACTGTTGGCAAATTCCAAGGACATGCTGTCTGACTGGCTGGACGGTCAGTTTGGAAGTGAAGTCACAGACAACTCAATCTTTGCTATTCTGCCTAAATTTTGGGAGGGAGAGTACCATAAAGACATGGACGCCTTGAAT GTTCTTCCTCCTGATGTCCTTACCCGTGTCAGTGAATATGTACCAGAAATTGTGGAGTTTGTGAAGAAGATTGTCACAAATGGCTATGG GTATGAATCAAATAGCTCTGTTTACTTTAACACTGCAAAGTTCGATGCCTGTCCAAAACACTCGTATGCCAAACTTGTGCCAGAGGCAGTTGGAGATCAGAAGGCTTTACAAGAGGGAGAAG gtGACCTCAGCATTTCTGCCGACCAGTTAAGTGAGAAAAAATCACCCAATGATTTTGCCTTGTGGAAGGCATCTAAGCCCGGAGAACCTTCATGGGACTCTCCTTGGGGAAAA GGAAGGCCTGGCTGGCATATTGAGTGCTCGGCCATGGCCGGCTCCATCTTGGGGGAGTCGATGGATATTCACGGTGGTGGGTTTGATCTCAGATTCCCCCATCATGACAATGAGCTGGCTCAGTCTGAG GCTTTCTTTGAGAACGATCATTGGGTCCGTTACTTCTTGCACACTGGTCACCTGACAATTGCAGGATGCAAGATGTCCAAATCTTTGAAGAATTTTATTACCATTAAGGAAGCCTTGGCAAAAAATACAG cccgccagctccgtcttgcTTTCTTGATGCATTCGTGGAAAGATACCTTGGATTACTCCCCCAACACTATGGAGTTAGTTGTCCAGTATGAGAAGTTCCTGAAT GAGTTTTTCTTGAATGTGAAGGACATTCTGCGTGCACCTACTGACATCACAGGGCAGTTTGAAAAGTGGGATGTAGCAGAGGTGGCACTTAACAAAAG TTTTTACGACAAGAAGGCTGCCATCCATGTGGCTCTGTGTGACAACATTGACACCCGCACAGCCATGGAGGAGATGAGGCAGCTGGTTAATCAGAGCAACAGCTACATCGCCAGCAAAAAAGGTGCTAAGATGAGACCCAACCGCATGCTGATGGAAAGTATTGCCATGTATCTCACCAAAATGCTCAag ATATTTGGTGCAATTGAAGGTTCAGAGCCCATTGGTTTCCCAGTTGGAGGACAAGAACAGAGTGTTGAC CTGGAGAGCACAGTGATGCCTTACCTTTCAGTTCTGTCTACTTTCCGAGAGCAAGTACGAACAATTGCCAGACAGCAGAAGG TCATGGAGTTGCTGGTGCTTTGTGACGATGTCCGTGATGTTACATTACCGGAGCTGGGTGTCCGACTCGAAGATCATGAAG GACTACCAACTGTGGTGAAACTGGTGGACAAGGAGATTTTATTGAAGGAACGGAATGAAAAGATCAAG ATGGAGGaagagaagcagaagaaaaaagagGAGGCTGCCAGGAAGAAAGAAGAACAAGAG ATGGCTAAACTTGCTAAAATGAAGATTCCTCCATTTGAGATGTTCCTTGCAGACACAgacaaatattccaaatttgATGAAATG GGTTTTCCCACGCATGATGCTGAAGGGAAGGAACTCAGCAAAGGACAAGAAAAGAAACTGCGCAAGCTTTATGAAAATCAACAAAAGATACATAAAGAGTATCTTTTGAGCATGGGCGTGCAGTCaggggaggcaaaaaaaaactaa